A single region of the Salmo salar chromosome ssa16, Ssal_v3.1, whole genome shotgun sequence genome encodes:
- the alg11 gene encoding asparagine-linked glycosylation protein 11 homolog: MSVHDQLAQCLCDLIRLLWTLLLPCVFLCMLLTATLVALVMGVRVWLQANRNARRARDGRPTVAFFHPYCNAGGGGERVLWCALRALQNRYQDVNFMVYTGDQGVTNQQILDGARRRFNILLPRPVQFVFLKHRLLVEASLFPHFTLIGQSVGSIFLGWEALTEFVPDVYIDSMGYAFTLPVFKYLGGCHVASYVHYPTISTDMLSVVRERNPRFNNADYISNNLFLSAVKVVYYCLLALLYGLAGSCSDVVMVNSSWTLNHILTLWRATNRTCLVYPPCDTHAFLQLPLDEDSDRKCHSIVSIGQFRPEKDHRLQIRAFRKVLQKKEAGLVAGPGGRESLRLVLIGGCRNQEDEDRVLMLRGLCQELGVADRVEFKLNVPFEELKRELGEATVGLHTMWNEHFGIGVVECMAAGTVILAHKSGGPRLDIVVPYEGRQTGFLAEDEDGYADAIERILALSPSARLEIRRNARHSVTRFSDQEFEACFLAAMEPLMGTLER; encoded by the exons GTTGTTGTGGACGTTGCTTCTGCCATGTGTGTTTCTGTGCATGCTCCTGACCGCCACCCTGGTCGCGCTTGTCATGGGTGTGCGCGTGTGGCTGCAGGCAAACAGGAACGCACGTCGAGCGCGTGATGGGCGTCCCACAGTGGCCTTCTTTCACCCGTACTGCAACGCAGGAGGTGGTGGCGAGAGAGTGCTGTGGTGTGCCCTCAGAGCTTTGCAGAATAG GTACCAAGATGTCAACTTCATGGTGTACACGGGCGACCAGGGTGTGACGAACCAGCAGATTCTTGATGGCGCCCGGCGGCGCTTCAACATCCTTTTACCTCGACCCGTCCAGTTTGTCTTCCTCAAACACCGCCTATTGGTCGAGGCCAGCCTCTTCCCCCACTTCACTCTGATTGGTCAAAGTGTAGGCTCAATCTTCCTTGGTTGGGAAGCCCTTACGGAGTTTGTCCCAGATGTCTACATCGACTCCATGGGTTACGCCTTCACTCTGCCTGTGTTTAAATACCTAGGGGGTTGTCACGTGGCTAGCTACGTGCACTACCCCACCATCAGCACAGACATGCTGTCGGTGGTGCGCGAGAGGAACCCCAG GTTCAACAACGCAGACTACATCTCCAACAACCTGTTCCTGAGCGCGGTCAAGGTTGTCTACTACTGCCTGCTGGCGCTGCTCTATGGTCTGGCCGGCTCCTGCAGCGACGTGGTCATGGTCAACTCCAGCTGGACCCTGAACCACATCCTGACCCTGTGGCGAGCGACCAACCGCACCTGCCTCGTCTACCCGCCCTGCGACACCCACGCCTTCCTCCAGCTCCCGTTGGACGAGGACTCGGACCGGAAGTGCCATTCCATCGTTTCCATTGGTCAGTTTCGACCGGAGAAGGACCATCGGCTTCAGATTCGCGCCTTCCGGAAGGTGCTGCAGAAGAAAGAAGCGGGGCTAGTTGCGGGGCCGGGAGGAAGGGAGTCGCTGAGGTTGGTGCTGATTGGTGGATGCCGGAACCAAGAGGATGAGGATAGGGTGTTGATGCTGAGAGGGCTGTGCCAGGAGCTGGGCGTGGCGGACAGGGTGGAGTTTAAACTCAACGTGCCGTTTGAGGAGCTGAAGAGGGAGTTGGGGGAAGCTACTGTGGGACTGCACACCATGTGGAACGAACACTTCGGGATAG ggGTGGTGGAGTGCATGGCGGCTGGGACCGTCATCCTGGCCCACAAGTCTGGAGGCCCCAGGCTGGACATTGTGGTGCCCTACGAGGGCCGCCAGACGGGCTTCCTGGCCGAGGATGAGGACGGCTACGCAGACGCCATTGAGCGGATCCTGGCCCTGTCACCCTCGGCCCGCCTGGAGATCCGACGCAACGCCCGCCACTCAGTCACCCGCTTCTCCGACCAGGAGTTCGAGGCCTGCTTCCTGGCCGCCATGGAGCCTCTCATGGGGACACTGGAGCGATGA
- the alg11 gene encoding asparagine-linked glycosylation protein 11 homolog isoform X1 gives MLLTATLVALVMGVRVWLQANRNARRARDGRPTVAFFHPYCNAGGGGERVLWCALRALQNRYQDVNFMVYTGDQGVTNQQILDGARRRFNILLPRPVQFVFLKHRLLVEASLFPHFTLIGQSVGSIFLGWEALTEFVPDVYIDSMGYAFTLPVFKYLGGCHVASYVHYPTISTDMLSVVRERNPRFNNADYISNNLFLSAVKVVYYCLLALLYGLAGSCSDVVMVNSSWTLNHILTLWRATNRTCLVYPPCDTHAFLQLPLDEDSDRKCHSIVSIGQFRPEKDHRLQIRAFRKVLQKKEAGLVAGPGGRESLRLVLIGGCRNQEDEDRVLMLRGLCQELGVADRVEFKLNVPFEELKRELGEATVGLHTMWNEHFGIGVVECMAAGTVILAHKSGGPRLDIVVPYEGRQTGFLAEDEDGYADAIERILALSPSARLEIRRNARHSVTRFSDQEFEACFLAAMEPLMGTLER, from the exons ATGCTCCTGACCGCCACCCTGGTCGCGCTTGTCATGGGTGTGCGCGTGTGGCTGCAGGCAAACAGGAACGCACGTCGAGCGCGTGATGGGCGTCCCACAGTGGCCTTCTTTCACCCGTACTGCAACGCAGGAGGTGGTGGCGAGAGAGTGCTGTGGTGTGCCCTCAGAGCTTTGCAGAATAG GTACCAAGATGTCAACTTCATGGTGTACACGGGCGACCAGGGTGTGACGAACCAGCAGATTCTTGATGGCGCCCGGCGGCGCTTCAACATCCTTTTACCTCGACCCGTCCAGTTTGTCTTCCTCAAACACCGCCTATTGGTCGAGGCCAGCCTCTTCCCCCACTTCACTCTGATTGGTCAAAGTGTAGGCTCAATCTTCCTTGGTTGGGAAGCCCTTACGGAGTTTGTCCCAGATGTCTACATCGACTCCATGGGTTACGCCTTCACTCTGCCTGTGTTTAAATACCTAGGGGGTTGTCACGTGGCTAGCTACGTGCACTACCCCACCATCAGCACAGACATGCTGTCGGTGGTGCGCGAGAGGAACCCCAG GTTCAACAACGCAGACTACATCTCCAACAACCTGTTCCTGAGCGCGGTCAAGGTTGTCTACTACTGCCTGCTGGCGCTGCTCTATGGTCTGGCCGGCTCCTGCAGCGACGTGGTCATGGTCAACTCCAGCTGGACCCTGAACCACATCCTGACCCTGTGGCGAGCGACCAACCGCACCTGCCTCGTCTACCCGCCCTGCGACACCCACGCCTTCCTCCAGCTCCCGTTGGACGAGGACTCGGACCGGAAGTGCCATTCCATCGTTTCCATTGGTCAGTTTCGACCGGAGAAGGACCATCGGCTTCAGATTCGCGCCTTCCGGAAGGTGCTGCAGAAGAAAGAAGCGGGGCTAGTTGCGGGGCCGGGAGGAAGGGAGTCGCTGAGGTTGGTGCTGATTGGTGGATGCCGGAACCAAGAGGATGAGGATAGGGTGTTGATGCTGAGAGGGCTGTGCCAGGAGCTGGGCGTGGCGGACAGGGTGGAGTTTAAACTCAACGTGCCGTTTGAGGAGCTGAAGAGGGAGTTGGGGGAAGCTACTGTGGGACTGCACACCATGTGGAACGAACACTTCGGGATAG ggGTGGTGGAGTGCATGGCGGCTGGGACCGTCATCCTGGCCCACAAGTCTGGAGGCCCCAGGCTGGACATTGTGGTGCCCTACGAGGGCCGCCAGACGGGCTTCCTGGCCGAGGATGAGGACGGCTACGCAGACGCCATTGAGCGGATCCTGGCCCTGTCACCCTCGGCCCGCCTGGAGATCCGACGCAACGCCCGCCACTCAGTCACCCGCTTCTCCGACCAGGAGTTCGAGGCCTGCTTCCTGGCCGCCATGGAGCCTCTCATGGGGACACTGGAGCGATGA